The Dehalogenimonas sp. 4OHTPN genome window below encodes:
- a CDS encoding radical SAM protein, with translation MKVLLVTSADKAYRHYYQAYTNLPNGLLYIASFLERHGHQVQIYDGYVDDREPKDFVDFNPDVIGFSVITGPNLAGSLIQSREFKSLLPKTKIVWGNVHPSIMTTQTLLEDCVDFVAIGAGEYTMLELLEHLRIGTPALDEIKGLAFRREGEIVLNQKREFIRNLVDMPDPAWHLVDVKKYSGIGLNTSRGCAHRCAFCYNKSYNKDYIGYLPAERIIEQIQHVQKEYGAKHVRFNEDNFTFNRKRLREFCRMIIDRKIKISWSCDSRADLSESDVALMKRAGCTAVGLGLEHGSQRMLDFIQKDITIPEMERTFWTLVKYKIRTSVYIMYGFPTETLEDFGATHEMLKRLDNPYYMYNRFVPFPGSALFEYCVDHGLVNLPERIEEWPPYLMRFSNQVNISEVPDDIMAEAAARWRMSYAAQRFRFTLKHNPAYFWTAITDPKKFFRELWDLAKFHIQVNGYYKVVKKTLAAPEAPKSANEYTKSAAAVAR, from the coding sequence ATGAAAGTCCTGCTCGTAACATCAGCGGATAAAGCCTACCGCCATTATTATCAGGCATATACCAACCTGCCCAACGGCCTGTTGTATATCGCCTCATTCCTCGAACGCCACGGCCACCAGGTGCAGATTTATGATGGGTACGTCGACGACCGTGAACCGAAGGACTTCGTCGATTTCAATCCTGATGTCATAGGTTTTTCAGTTATAACGGGACCAAACCTGGCAGGATCACTGATCCAATCGCGTGAATTTAAATCGTTGTTGCCGAAAACAAAGATTGTGTGGGGTAACGTCCATCCATCGATCATGACAACCCAAACACTGCTTGAGGACTGCGTTGACTTTGTTGCCATCGGTGCCGGCGAATACACCATGCTCGAACTCTTGGAACACCTTAGAATCGGTACCCCGGCGCTCGATGAGATCAAAGGACTTGCTTTCCGGCGCGAGGGTGAAATAGTCCTCAACCAGAAACGTGAATTTATCCGGAACCTCGTAGACATGCCTGACCCGGCCTGGCATCTGGTGGACGTAAAGAAATACTCAGGTATAGGCTTAAACACCTCCCGCGGCTGCGCTCACCGCTGCGCTTTTTGCTACAACAAATCCTATAACAAAGATTATATCGGCTATTTGCCAGCAGAGCGCATCATCGAACAGATCCAGCACGTTCAAAAAGAATACGGGGCGAAACATGTCCGCTTCAACGAAGACAATTTCACCTTTAACCGTAAACGTTTGCGCGAATTCTGCCGAATGATTATCGACCGTAAAATAAAAATCAGCTGGTCGTGCGACTCACGCGCCGATCTGTCAGAATCGGACGTCGCCTTGATGAAACGAGCAGGCTGTACTGCCGTCGGTCTTGGATTGGAACACGGCAGCCAGCGTATGCTTGATTTTATCCAGAAGGACATCACCATCCCCGAGATGGAAAGGACTTTTTGGACCCTGGTCAAATACAAGATCCGAACATCGGTGTATATCATGTACGGCTTCCCAACCGAAACACTCGAAGATTTTGGAGCCACTCATGAAATGCTCAAGCGACTCGACAATCCTTACTACATGTATAACCGCTTCGTTCCTTTCCCGGGCAGCGCTTTATTTGAATACTGTGTTGATCATGGTCTTGTAAATCTGCCGGAAAGAATCGAGGAGTGGCCTCCCTATCTTATGCGTTTTTCCAATCAGGTAAATATTTCAGAAGTGCCGGATGATATTATGGCGGAAGCAGCCGCCCGGTGGCGCATGTCCTACGCGGCGCAGCGGTTCCGTTTCACCCTCAAACATAACCCAGCTTACTTTTGGACAGCCATAACCGACCCGAAGAAGTTTTTTCGTGAGCTCTGGGATCTCGCCAAGTTCCACATCCAAGTGAACGGTTACTACAAAGTCGTTAAAAAGACTTTGGCGGCGCCCGAGGCTCCCAAATCAGCAAACGAATATACCAAATCGGCTGCCGCCGTCGCCCGTTGA
- a CDS encoding NADH-quinone oxidoreductase subunit NuoF, translating to MPGLTAFTTLQAEAKRSWQELIESRTPHILIGTATCGKVSGAMSVYEAITATLERLGIKATVTQVGCFGMCYAEPTMDIALPGQPRISYGFMTPEKASRIIEDYIIHHNPRPDLALCTIGDGRIEGITPFDDMPMLKGQHRIAIRNCGHINPLRINHYIARNGYAGLSRALSTMTPQTVIDEILKSGLRGRGGAGFATGQKWQYCRDAAATPKYVVCNADEGDPGAFMDRSILEGDPHSVVEGLTIAAHAIGAAEGFIYVRAEYPLAVTTIKHAVAQAREYGLLGQNIMGSGFDFDIHIKEGAGAFVCGEETALMASIEGKRGLPRTRPPFPATSGLWGKPTCINNVKTLAMAAYILAEGADKFAAIGTERSKGTCVFALAGNINHMGLVEVPMGTPLSEVIYGIGGGIAESKPLKAVQIGGPSGGCLPANLISTGLDYESLAKSGAIMGSGGLIVMDEDNCMVDVARYFLSFVQAESCGKCTPCRLGTRQMLDILERITRGEGQPADIDRLQELAKQIKISSLCALGGTSPNPVLTTLKYFLNEYEAHINEGRCPAGVCKALITYSIVSDKCPGCRKCVKPCPAGAISFVAKGQPVLLDEKLCNRCGVCRDVCKLGAVAVS from the coding sequence ATGCCGGGATTGACCGCTTTCACCACGCTCCAGGCTGAAGCCAAGCGTTCCTGGCAGGAGTTGATTGAAAGCCGAACGCCTCATATCCTCATTGGCACGGCGACCTGCGGCAAGGTCTCCGGGGCAATGAGCGTCTACGAAGCGATAACCGCCACGCTTGAACGACTGGGCATCAAAGCCACGGTGACCCAGGTAGGCTGCTTCGGCATGTGCTATGCCGAACCTACCATGGACATCGCCCTGCCGGGACAACCACGCATCAGCTACGGATTCATGACGCCCGAAAAAGCCAGCCGTATCATCGAAGATTATATAATTCATCACAATCCGCGGCCTGACCTGGCGCTTTGCACAATCGGCGACGGCCGAATCGAAGGTATTACACCCTTCGATGACATGCCGATGCTCAAGGGGCAACACCGTATCGCTATACGGAATTGCGGTCATATCAATCCGCTGCGCATCAATCATTATATCGCCCGCAACGGCTACGCAGGTTTGTCCCGCGCTCTTTCGACAATGACTCCCCAAACGGTCATCGATGAGATTCTTAAATCCGGGCTGCGCGGGCGCGGCGGAGCCGGCTTTGCTACCGGTCAGAAATGGCAGTACTGCCGCGACGCCGCGGCCACGCCGAAATACGTGGTATGCAATGCCGACGAGGGCGATCCCGGCGCTTTCATGGACCGCTCCATACTGGAGGGCGACCCTCATTCTGTTGTCGAAGGGCTGACGATTGCGGCCCACGCCATCGGCGCCGCTGAGGGTTTCATCTATGTCCGCGCCGAGTATCCCCTGGCGGTGACCACCATTAAACACGCCGTGGCGCAGGCTCGGGAGTACGGTTTGCTCGGACAGAATATCATGGGTTCAGGCTTCGATTTCGACATTCACATTAAAGAGGGCGCCGGAGCTTTCGTCTGCGGCGAGGAAACGGCGCTGATGGCGAGCATAGAAGGCAAGCGGGGGTTGCCTCGTACCAGACCCCCCTTTCCAGCAACCTCCGGTCTCTGGGGGAAACCCACCTGCATCAATAATGTAAAAACGCTGGCCATGGCAGCCTACATACTGGCCGAGGGGGCCGATAAGTTCGCCGCGATTGGAACGGAGAGAAGCAAAGGGACGTGCGTCTTCGCCCTGGCCGGGAACATCAATCACATGGGTCTGGTTGAGGTGCCGATGGGCACGCCGCTCTCGGAAGTCATTTACGGCATCGGCGGCGGCATCGCCGAGAGCAAACCTCTCAAGGCGGTACAGATCGGCGGCCCGTCGGGTGGCTGTTTGCCGGCTAATTTGATTTCAACCGGCCTTGATTACGAGTCTTTGGCAAAATCCGGCGCCATCATGGGTTCGGGCGGCTTGATCGTCATGGACGAAGACAATTGCATGGTCGATGTCGCCCGATATTTTCTCTCATTCGTCCAGGCCGAATCCTGCGGTAAATGCACGCCCTGCCGGCTGGGAACAAGGCAGATGCTCGATATCCTGGAACGGATCACCCGGGGTGAAGGTCAGCCGGCAGATATTGACAGGCTTCAAGAACTGGCCAAGCAGATAAAGATTTCATCATTGTGCGCCCTCGGCGGAACGTCTCCCAATCCCGTCCTGACGACCCTAAAATATTTTCTGAATGAATATGAAGCCCACATAAACGAAGGGCGGTGTCCGGCCGGAGTCTGTAAAGCTCTGATCACTTATTCTATCGTGAGCGACAAATGCCCTGGCTGCCGCAAATGCGTCAAACCCTGCCCGGCCGGGGCGATAAGCTTTGTCGCCAAGGGACAGCCGGTGCTCCTTGACGAAAAACTGTGTAATCGGTGCGGGGTTTGCCGCGATGTCTGTAAATT
- a CDS encoding radical SAM protein: MNLVLIRECSNSCPYCFEAAEREDRKQGLISMDNIGLFAKWARASRLPYLSLLGGEPFLHPKLPDIVKIFRQQCPGTSLRILTGGVFNKDILDNLSPEDAALVFNVNEPGDYRNPKHFTKVINNVENAMRKGFKVSIGFNVWRLDFDPTFIPSLTHRLGLGHFTWTVANPIKGCESKIVPATDFGLLSDRCFSMLQEAARLGVEGTLDCPLPLCFFSDSQLAWVRQFHPETTSGMGPCDPVLDVTPELEVIRCFALSKASRIKLMDYPSEEALEEWFRKHLDQTMMHGGCYSACIECVHFKKGRCNGGCLAWHPDPDEEQKTSLEVRMYRAIEAGTPQAAVEMFNCASLLEKTDMAAFAAAVAASQLGDWDAAFRYAYFANARARNPEFMRRVGAFIEGIPVKVQISPSQATEILSDQFVTCSAFNHSDTQADNS, translated from the coding sequence ATGAATCTCGTTCTTATTCGGGAATGTTCTAACTCCTGTCCCTATTGCTTCGAAGCAGCCGAAAGGGAAGACCGAAAGCAGGGACTGATCTCCATGGATAATATTGGGCTGTTCGCCAAATGGGCTCGCGCTTCACGGCTCCCCTACCTGTCTTTACTGGGTGGCGAACCGTTCCTGCATCCCAAACTGCCGGACATCGTAAAAATATTCAGGCAACAGTGCCCCGGAACGTCTCTACGCATTTTAACAGGCGGTGTTTTTAACAAGGACATACTCGATAATTTATCCCCAGAGGACGCCGCTTTGGTGTTCAATGTCAATGAGCCAGGTGATTACCGCAACCCCAAGCATTTCACCAAAGTCATCAACAATGTCGAAAACGCGATGCGAAAAGGTTTCAAAGTATCAATCGGTTTTAATGTCTGGCGCTTGGATTTCGACCCAACGTTTATTCCGAGCTTAACGCATCGTCTCGGGTTGGGACATTTCACCTGGACTGTAGCCAACCCAATTAAAGGCTGTGAATCCAAGATCGTCCCGGCAACGGATTTCGGCCTCCTGTCAGACCGCTGTTTTTCAATGCTACAGGAAGCAGCCAGACTTGGTGTCGAAGGTACGCTTGATTGCCCTTTGCCGCTATGTTTTTTCTCGGACTCCCAGTTAGCCTGGGTAAGGCAGTTTCATCCCGAAACCACTTCCGGCATGGGCCCGTGCGACCCCGTACTGGATGTCACCCCGGAACTGGAGGTAATCCGCTGCTTCGCCCTGTCCAAAGCTTCCAGGATCAAACTAATGGATTATCCATCAGAGGAAGCCCTCGAAGAATGGTTTCGAAAACACCTTGATCAAACAATGATGCATGGTGGCTGCTATTCCGCCTGCATCGAATGCGTCCATTTTAAAAAAGGCCGTTGCAATGGCGGCTGCCTGGCCTGGCATCCTGATCCGGATGAAGAACAAAAAACGAGCCTTGAAGTCCGAATGTACCGGGCTATCGAAGCCGGGACACCTCAGGCTGCGGTTGAGATGTTCAATTGCGCCAGCCTGCTTGAAAAAACCGACATGGCTGCGTTCGCCGCCGCTGTAGCAGCTTCGCAGTTGGGCGATTGGGATGCGGCATTCCGCTACGCCTACTTTGCTAATGCCCGAGCCCGTAATCCCGAGTTCATGCGCCGAGTCGGAGCTTTCATCGAGGGTATCCCGGTCAAAGTTCAAATCAGTCCGAGCCAAGCGACAGAAATTCTCTCCGACCAGTTTGTTACCTGCTCAGCATTCAATCATAGCGATACTCAAGCTGACAATAGCTAG
- a CDS encoding reductive dehalogenase: MSRFHSTLSRRDFMKGLGLVGAASAVAPAFHDIDELSAAPNNTRKRAWWVKEVDHPTVDIDWQMMARHHGFHSTQSAAIVARYFGLSDYNAQTLPSTTERLKNNEPGYQLRDVAFSSAAGTWEGPLGFGFGSWRVTGGPSSNKAYLGYQRVSTPEQLGVPKWTGSADEAAKMLRSAMIAYGASDVSFGELHDDHLKLVGTHGDNISTAFYPPKFPPPDTVIKPQVFEDVPVGYVDEKTGKHVLPSKVPLYIVTWSMPMPQEMAKTAHSQLMGAANTSRYRRDEHVTYCTLEFLRGLGYHGYSDTNYRAIPTGADAVLQGLAENGRHTIMALSPEFGAWCGFFHLITDLPLAPSKPIDAGMWNFCHSCGQCANACPSNSIEHKGDREPSYEPYPSSITPKDPALPGLGWDKPTPGESDYYKTGRKTYWTDMITCWGYRRTVDNCLRCFPSCVFNSPRGAMVHDIVKATAANIGIFNSFFASMHEAFGYGVVEGEEKELWWDMSLPAYNINSIVGAQHGGYK; this comes from the coding sequence GTGAGCAGGTTTCATTCAACACTCAGTCGCAGGGATTTCATGAAAGGCTTAGGTCTTGTCGGCGCCGCCTCCGCGGTGGCGCCAGCTTTCCACGACATCGATGAGCTATCCGCTGCCCCCAATAACACCCGGAAGCGAGCCTGGTGGGTAAAAGAAGTGGATCACCCAACGGTGGATATTGACTGGCAGATGATGGCCCGGCATCACGGCTTTCACAGCACCCAGTCCGCCGCCATCGTCGCCCGGTACTTCGGTTTGTCGGATTACAATGCTCAAACCCTGCCCAGCACGACCGAACGATTAAAGAATAACGAGCCCGGATACCAGCTCCGCGATGTCGCCTTTTCCTCGGCGGCTGGCACCTGGGAAGGTCCGCTGGGTTTCGGGTTCGGTTCTTGGCGGGTTACCGGCGGTCCTTCATCAAACAAAGCATATTTGGGGTATCAACGCGTTTCAACGCCTGAGCAGTTGGGCGTCCCGAAGTGGACCGGCTCCGCCGACGAGGCGGCCAAAATGCTTCGTTCTGCCATGATCGCCTACGGCGCCTCCGATGTGTCTTTCGGTGAACTTCACGACGATCACCTGAAACTGGTCGGCACCCATGGCGACAATATCTCGACCGCCTTCTACCCGCCGAAATTCCCCCCGCCGGACACTGTTATCAAGCCCCAGGTATTCGAAGATGTACCGGTCGGCTATGTAGATGAAAAGACCGGCAAGCACGTGCTGCCGAGCAAGGTGCCCCTATATATCGTCACCTGGTCCATGCCCATGCCTCAGGAAATGGCCAAAACGGCTCATTCTCAACTCATGGGCGCCGCCAATACCAGCCGCTATCGCCGCGACGAGCACGTAACCTACTGCACCCTGGAATTCTTGCGGGGTCTCGGTTATCACGGCTACAGCGACACCAACTACCGCGCCATCCCTACCGGCGCCGACGCGGTGCTTCAAGGCCTGGCCGAGAACGGCCGTCACACCATTATGGCCCTCAGCCCGGAATTCGGCGCCTGGTGCGGCTTCTTCCACCTGATCACCGACCTGCCGCTGGCGCCCAGCAAACCCATTGACGCCGGTATGTGGAATTTCTGCCACAGCTGCGGCCAGTGCGCCAACGCCTGCCCCTCGAACTCTATCGAGCATAAAGGCGACCGGGAGCCTTCCTATGAACCTTACCCGTCATCCATCACGCCGAAGGATCCGGCCCTGCCGGGCCTGGGGTGGGACAAGCCGACCCCGGGCGAATCTGACTACTATAAAACCGGGCGGAAGACGTACTGGACCGATATGATCACCTGCTGGGGATACCGGCGAACGGTCGATAACTGTTTGCGCTGCTTCCCGTCCTGCGTCTTCAACAGCCCACGAGGTGCGATGGTGCACGACATCGTGAAAGCCACCGCGGCCAATATCGGTATTTTCAACAGCTTCTTCGCCTCAATGCATGAGGCGTTCGGCTACGGGGTGGTCGAAGGCGAAGAAAAAGAATTGTGGTGGGATATGTCGCTGCCGGCATACAACATCAACAGCATCGTCGGCGCCCAGCACGGCGGATACAAGTAA
- a CDS encoding NAD(P)H-dependent oxidoreductase subunit E: MAADFGSSSIEIPRLLAGFRRDQSNLIPLLQSLQQAIGYLPAEAITAAAEHLGLSETTVFSVASFYTQFKFQPPGRDKIKVCRGTACHVGGGERIIAELQRDLGIKPGETTPGGEYSLDTVACVGACALAPVVIINDDIFGRASPRQIIDELANHKPGAGCPCRD; this comes from the coding sequence ATGGCCGCCGACTTCGGCTCCAGTTCAATTGAGATTCCGCGCCTGCTCGCCGGCTTCCGGCGCGACCAGTCCAATCTGATTCCCTTGCTTCAGTCATTGCAGCAAGCCATCGGCTATTTACCAGCGGAAGCTATCACTGCCGCCGCAGAACATCTCGGGTTGTCGGAAACAACGGTCTTCAGCGTGGCTTCTTTTTACACCCAATTCAAATTTCAGCCGCCAGGCCGGGACAAGATCAAGGTTTGCCGCGGCACCGCCTGCCATGTCGGCGGCGGCGAGAGGATCATAGCCGAGTTGCAGCGCGACCTCGGTATCAAGCCGGGGGAAACCACTCCCGGAGGGGAGTATTCGCTCGATACCGTCGCGTGCGTCGGTGCCTGCGCCCTGGCGCCGGTGGTCATCATCAACGACGATATTTTCGGCCGCGCTTCCCCGAGGCAAATCATCGATGAATTAGCGAATCATAAACCGGGAGCCGGGTGCCCATGCCGGGATTGA
- a CDS encoding radical SAM protein has product MRVLLVNAPALDYIKYYNSNAYTTFDYGLLSIAAVLEQHGHSVQVWDGFVDFRKAKDFVAFNPQLIGFSVIAGPNMEGSISLSKEFQALLPGVKIVWGDVHASVLPEQTVAPEYIDYVAVGAGEFTMLELVQHLETGTPALTEIKGLGFKVNGQPVINERRPFIKDLEALPDPAWHLIDVKKYSTPGLNTSRGCVNQCTFCYNKSYNQGYTGWVSAQKIIKQIDHLQNTYGIKYIRFNEDNFTFNRKRLREICNLLITRKRKIRWSCDARADLSEADIALMAKSGCVDIGLGIESGSPRMLEFIKKDVTAEQMAATFWNFIKYKIRTSVYILYGMPTETVEDFETTQRFLTEKLDRPYYMFHRYVPFPGSAMYDYCVEHNLIKVPTTLEEWPEYVKYYGHKANLCEVPQEIIEAAVLKWSTTYAMQRFRFTLKHDKSYFWIIFKNPLKFLKELQGLWKYQAQVHNYHRTVVKEQREKLVNPDVLSLSRSGNSKTVV; this is encoded by the coding sequence ATGAGAGTACTCCTGGTTAATGCTCCTGCCCTGGACTATATCAAGTATTACAATTCCAATGCGTACACAACATTTGACTACGGCTTGTTGTCAATAGCGGCGGTGCTGGAACAGCACGGCCACAGCGTTCAAGTCTGGGATGGATTCGTTGATTTCCGGAAGGCCAAGGACTTTGTAGCTTTTAATCCCCAGCTAATAGGTTTTTCAGTAATCGCGGGACCGAACATGGAAGGTTCGATTTCGTTGTCGAAAGAATTCCAGGCACTTTTGCCTGGGGTGAAGATCGTCTGGGGGGACGTCCATGCCAGCGTACTGCCAGAACAGACGGTAGCTCCGGAATACATTGATTACGTCGCCGTCGGCGCCGGGGAGTTCACCATGTTGGAACTGGTGCAGCACCTAGAAACGGGAACGCCGGCCTTAACAGAGATCAAGGGCTTGGGCTTCAAAGTAAACGGCCAGCCGGTTATAAATGAGCGGCGACCGTTCATCAAGGATCTGGAAGCGTTGCCCGATCCTGCATGGCATCTAATCGATGTTAAAAAATATTCCACTCCGGGACTTAACACTTCACGTGGCTGCGTCAATCAATGCACTTTTTGTTATAACAAATCATATAATCAAGGCTACACCGGTTGGGTCTCCGCCCAAAAGATAATCAAACAGATAGACCACCTTCAGAATACTTATGGAATCAAATATATCCGGTTTAATGAGGACAACTTCACCTTCAACCGAAAGCGCCTGCGCGAGATCTGCAATTTGTTGATCACCCGCAAGCGCAAGATCAGATGGAGCTGCGACGCCCGGGCTGACCTCTCGGAGGCAGATATAGCATTAATGGCAAAAAGCGGTTGCGTTGATATCGGTTTAGGCATCGAAAGCGGCAGCCCCAGAATGCTGGAGTTCATAAAAAAAGATGTCACCGCAGAGCAAATGGCGGCAACCTTCTGGAATTTTATCAAATACAAAATCCGCACTTCGGTGTACATTCTTTACGGAATGCCGACCGAAACCGTAGAGGATTTCGAGACTACCCAAAGATTCCTAACGGAGAAATTGGACAGACCTTACTACATGTTCCATCGCTATGTACCATTCCCCGGGTCGGCTATGTATGACTACTGCGTCGAACACAATCTGATAAAAGTCCCCACCACCCTTGAAGAGTGGCCGGAGTACGTCAAATATTACGGTCACAAGGCTAATCTTTGCGAAGTGCCGCAGGAAATAATTGAAGCAGCGGTTCTCAAATGGTCGACGACCTATGCAATGCAGCGTTTCCGCTTCACACTGAAACACGATAAATCGTATTTTTGGATCATCTTCAAGAATCCCTTGAAGTTTTTAAAGGAACTCCAGGGTTTGTGGAAGTACCAGGCTCAGGTACACAATTACCATCGGACGGTAGTTAAAGAGCAGCGGGAGAAACTCGTCAATCCTGATGTCCTCTCGCTGTCTCGTTCGGGCAACTCAAAGACGGTCGTATAA
- a CDS encoding radical SAM protein: MRIALIIPSRAYHGTPGYADFPDELLSVAGTLERSGHQITCADYNVNPDPDHDKIAAFNPGIAVFYVGTGPEIADAAARSQSLKKAIVNVKIVWIGCHPTVFPNQTLHEEFVDFIVIGCAEKPVNELASCIEQGKDFSAIRGLGFKGTSAATAVNPPDANIDPDGLPDPAWHLADVRRYPDVNLNTARGGLYACTFFSDSAGDAGKTVTPSRLARQMQDLARNHGVKSVYLSGVGLTGNPDNLRRFCQALIGLGLKLPWRLPVSRELDDETARLMAKAGCTSVLLDVGSGSPRLRDFIGKGDISAVERTFHRLVRRRIVPTLYVNYDYPGETEPDFKATLDLIRRLDYPPCLLLKFIPYPGTDLYEYCRRESLIQIPETLESWSDFAADCMRRSFSQVSRELLNSTLANYRKSYAARRVRFMLRHNPVYFISVISRPREFYRRLKELVSYWLGIVSEKRKSG; the protein is encoded by the coding sequence ATGAGAATCGCTCTGATTATTCCATCCCGAGCTTACCATGGTACGCCCGGGTATGCTGATTTCCCAGATGAACTCCTGTCAGTCGCCGGGACCTTAGAAAGAAGCGGCCACCAAATCACATGCGCCGATTATAACGTCAACCCCGATCCTGACCATGACAAGATAGCCGCATTCAATCCTGGGATCGCGGTTTTTTATGTCGGCACAGGGCCGGAAATAGCCGACGCCGCAGCCAGATCTCAATCGCTGAAAAAGGCCATCGTCAACGTCAAGATTGTCTGGATCGGCTGCCATCCTACCGTTTTCCCGAATCAAACCCTGCACGAAGAATTTGTTGATTTTATCGTCATCGGGTGCGCCGAGAAGCCGGTCAATGAACTCGCTTCATGCATCGAACAAGGGAAAGATTTTTCAGCGATACGCGGATTGGGGTTTAAAGGCACTTCAGCCGCGACGGCGGTCAACCCACCCGATGCTAATATCGATCCTGATGGTTTACCTGACCCGGCATGGCATTTGGCCGATGTCCGGCGCTATCCTGACGTCAACTTAAATACCGCCCGCGGCGGGCTATACGCCTGTACTTTTTTCAGCGACTCCGCCGGTGATGCCGGTAAGACTGTGACTCCATCCCGCCTCGCCCGACAAATGCAGGACCTCGCCCGGAACCACGGTGTGAAAAGCGTCTATCTGTCCGGAGTGGGTTTAACCGGAAACCCGGACAACCTGCGCCGGTTCTGTCAGGCGTTAATCGGCCTCGGCCTGAAATTGCCCTGGAGATTGCCTGTTTCCCGGGAGCTTGATGACGAGACGGCCCGATTGATGGCCAAAGCCGGCTGTACCTCGGTGTTGCTGGATGTCGGCAGCGGCAGTCCGAGGCTCCGGGACTTCATCGGCAAGGGCGACATCAGCGCGGTGGAGCGGACATTTCATCGGCTGGTTCGCCGCCGCATCGTCCCCACGCTATACGTTAACTACGACTACCCCGGTGAGACCGAACCTGATTTTAAGGCCACCCTCGACCTGATTCGCCGGCTGGATTATCCGCCCTGCCTGTTACTCAAGTTCATTCCCTACCCCGGAACCGACCTTTACGAGTATTGCCGCCGTGAATCTCTCATCCAGATACCGGAAACCCTGGAAAGCTGGTCTGATTTTGCAGCCGACTGCATGCGGCGGAGTTTCAGCCAGGTATCCCGCGAGTTGTTGAACAGCACGCTGGCGAATTACCGCAAATCTTACGCCGCGCGCCGGGTGAGGTTCATGCTCCGGCATAATCCGGTGTATTTTATCTCGGTGATCAGCAGGCCGCGGGAGTTTTACCGCAGGCTGAAGGAATTGGTCAGCTACTGGCTGGGGATTGTCTCAGAAAAAAGAAAAAGCGGGTGA